In Desulfosediminicola ganghwensis, a single window of DNA contains:
- a CDS encoding tetratricopeptide repeat protein, with protein sequence MVSKKPDAFPLHIVFLPILAFLLILPSANLHSAIAPEREIIPIDAPDVPTWKKHWDRGRELARLGKYQDSAAYYKELVLLKPQIEEAKWEYCKILFRLDEYEKISPLVEGLIENNPYNIEYIKLAGKVALELGEYKKAVQYLGQAYSLTPEGEEGARLLQDFAEALEGRGKLEEAFVLYEQLRQRKNKDFSLLHDLARKSKALAKREKALDYYSLLADESKDNVAVLAEAADIFVEYGENQRAYPLWKSIVRLKPEALAYHQKLADYYLSSANGREALPHLLALIDNDKNFDPELLLITARIYAREGDRVDQSLRYFERYLKVFPQNSQAKRELEEVREKIADALLAIVENNGARLLWNDLDKITDDRMALFKIMANRLELEEKTTELIEVLEVIDENSLHNEDVKFKLSNLYAGRGDEQLAYEYLTTISGQLSASMEFCLAKAKLEENIGLDVEALESYLCALDWDKDNLSILKNTIEIAGDIGRLDTLKALGDALTSRPIVSDELEVYLAYAKGLRLNGQYSVAESLYSKILNAQWNEPDARNKITLSKARTFRDMGKLFDSQRVLREIIAEDLYNQDAIIQLIKSVAENDSLNDGWSLFWFYVSGIDEKNWREPSESDLVEVFLTYIYLLEREGSYNLAISDLTHYLEEFPPKAQDRDSPSSYRNCELKLCDLYLVIDKNAECRSILREYPENTLHDPDVWVSQQYLEGEGRFVPEELYTENGDLKEPNSGLRGLFSAAVKAVGNGENHAAVKITEFILQIEPESRRARIQLARALSNIGRLNDAAEEFRDLNERGGDSGVFMTEYLLLEFRRGNYDSILGELAEKDFETLPVEQKLLLARTLWALGELKSSLVTYRELLTPNVSSQFKQRLAEKDLHLDWEEGGEAMFWSLFTHEGPGQLDKLNKLRAEDGFLSITGTPLGEIVAELYDSYRWEKLIKNEYQIREAVEDKNYVIAERQNRARLKEEQSVEGLKDLAKVYERLGNYTEEAEVYAYLQARGETLPELQELMERNRLARAPTLSGEAMYSERSGRDGAVDIEKYYYGANFKYLAGLRKEFQFEYGELKYQPESGGSSIDGREFGGKARFELSKNTSLRLEGGFHLLESDPDSMGIYAIKFDHEFDPVLKGYLQFRKDVVDDTVEALNQGIYRSSLIGGLVIDGASGVSIGSEFQHKWFKGGNDQDGMQFWSSYTFFSDYTSLSVKYSYDLLKSSESNFIVSDTDTADGSFDTGSDVDNFNDLPYWSPGSYWQHELSFSFRHLLKDFDTFQNTPSFYLLDFAIGYEADGNVRYTGAFDIFLEMNEHFLLKGEVLYSRSDNYNEKTAAMSLMYRW encoded by the coding sequence ATGGTATCAAAAAAGCCGGATGCGTTCCCGCTTCATATAGTATTTTTGCCAATCCTCGCTTTTTTGCTGATACTTCCTTCCGCCAATCTCCACTCTGCAATAGCTCCTGAACGCGAAATTATTCCCATAGATGCGCCTGATGTTCCGACCTGGAAAAAGCATTGGGATAGAGGTCGGGAACTTGCCCGACTTGGGAAATATCAAGACTCTGCTGCATATTATAAAGAGCTGGTTTTGCTCAAGCCGCAAATTGAAGAGGCGAAGTGGGAATACTGTAAAATTCTGTTTCGCTTGGACGAATATGAAAAGATTTCGCCTTTAGTTGAAGGATTGATAGAAAACAATCCTTATAATATTGAATACATAAAGCTCGCGGGCAAGGTTGCCCTGGAACTTGGTGAATACAAGAAGGCTGTACAATATCTTGGCCAGGCTTATTCCCTCACTCCTGAAGGAGAAGAAGGGGCCCGGTTACTACAGGACTTTGCAGAAGCGCTTGAGGGTCGGGGGAAGCTGGAAGAGGCATTTGTGCTCTACGAACAGCTTCGACAGCGTAAAAACAAAGATTTTTCTTTACTGCACGATCTTGCCCGGAAGAGTAAAGCACTTGCCAAGCGCGAAAAGGCGCTGGACTATTATTCACTGCTCGCTGATGAGTCAAAAGACAATGTTGCTGTTCTGGCCGAGGCTGCGGATATCTTCGTCGAGTATGGAGAAAACCAAAGAGCCTATCCGCTCTGGAAATCTATAGTCCGGTTAAAACCTGAAGCCTTAGCTTATCATCAAAAACTGGCAGACTATTATCTGAGCAGTGCAAATGGCAGGGAAGCGCTGCCACATCTTCTTGCCCTCATTGATAATGATAAAAACTTCGATCCGGAATTATTACTGATAACAGCGCGTATCTATGCACGGGAAGGTGATCGTGTAGATCAATCTCTTCGATATTTTGAACGATATTTGAAAGTTTTTCCCCAAAACAGTCAAGCGAAACGAGAGTTAGAAGAGGTACGTGAAAAAATCGCCGACGCTCTTCTTGCTATAGTTGAAAATAACGGCGCACGTCTATTGTGGAACGATCTGGACAAGATTACCGATGACAGGATGGCTCTATTCAAGATAATGGCCAATCGTCTGGAGTTAGAAGAGAAAACTACAGAGTTAATCGAAGTTCTGGAGGTTATCGATGAAAATAGCCTTCACAACGAAGATGTTAAATTTAAACTCTCAAATCTCTATGCTGGAAGAGGTGACGAGCAACTTGCCTACGAATACCTGACAACCATTAGCGGTCAATTGTCGGCCAGCATGGAATTTTGTTTGGCAAAAGCAAAACTCGAAGAAAATATAGGGCTTGATGTTGAGGCTCTCGAGTCGTATCTCTGCGCCCTCGATTGGGATAAAGATAATCTTTCAATTCTCAAAAATACTATTGAGATTGCAGGTGATATTGGCAGGCTTGATACCCTAAAGGCGTTGGGTGATGCTCTCACCAGCAGGCCCATTGTCAGCGATGAACTCGAAGTGTATCTGGCCTACGCTAAAGGCCTTAGACTGAATGGGCAATACAGTGTTGCTGAAAGTCTGTATTCAAAGATACTCAATGCCCAGTGGAACGAACCAGATGCTCGGAATAAAATTACTCTCAGTAAGGCAAGAACATTTCGTGACATGGGGAAATTGTTTGATTCACAGAGAGTACTCAGGGAAATAATCGCTGAAGACCTTTATAACCAGGATGCCATAATTCAACTTATAAAAAGTGTTGCTGAAAATGATTCCTTAAACGATGGGTGGTCACTTTTCTGGTTTTACGTATCAGGTATTGATGAAAAAAACTGGCGTGAACCATCGGAGTCAGATCTTGTAGAGGTTTTTTTGACCTACATCTATCTGCTAGAAAGAGAAGGAAGTTATAATCTGGCCATTAGTGATCTTACACATTATCTCGAAGAGTTTCCCCCCAAAGCGCAGGACCGCGATTCACCATCCAGCTATAGAAACTGCGAGTTGAAACTCTGCGATCTCTATCTTGTAATTGATAAAAACGCAGAATGCAGGTCAATACTGCGGGAATACCCTGAAAACACATTGCACGATCCCGATGTATGGGTGTCTCAGCAGTATCTTGAGGGAGAAGGGCGTTTCGTTCCAGAAGAACTGTATACAGAAAACGGAGATCTCAAAGAGCCAAATAGTGGGCTTCGAGGGCTGTTCTCAGCTGCGGTGAAGGCTGTTGGAAATGGTGAAAATCATGCCGCCGTGAAAATAACCGAGTTCATATTGCAGATTGAGCCTGAATCTAGAAGAGCCAGGATTCAGTTGGCCAGAGCACTGTCAAATATTGGGCGCCTCAATGATGCCGCAGAAGAATTTCGTGACCTCAACGAGCGGGGCGGTGACTCAGGGGTCTTTATGACTGAGTATCTTTTGCTTGAATTTCGCAGGGGGAATTACGATTCTATTCTGGGGGAATTGGCTGAAAAAGATTTTGAGACTTTGCCTGTAGAGCAAAAATTGCTTTTAGCCCGGACTCTCTGGGCCCTGGGTGAGCTGAAAAGCTCCTTGGTTACGTACAGAGAACTGCTGACTCCAAACGTGAGTAGCCAGTTCAAACAAAGGCTTGCTGAAAAAGATCTCCACCTAGACTGGGAGGAGGGGGGCGAGGCTATGTTCTGGTCGTTATTCACCCATGAGGGCCCGGGGCAACTTGATAAATTGAATAAACTCAGAGCGGAAGATGGTTTTTTATCAATTACCGGGACCCCCCTGGGAGAGATAGTCGCCGAATTGTATGATAGCTATCGTTGGGAAAAGTTAATTAAGAACGAGTATCAGATCAGGGAAGCTGTCGAAGATAAAAACTATGTTATTGCTGAACGGCAGAACCGGGCCCGGCTGAAAGAAGAGCAATCAGTAGAAGGCCTCAAGGATCTGGCCAAAGTATACGAACGGCTGGGGAATTATACCGAAGAGGCTGAAGTTTATGCGTATCTCCAGGCTCGCGGAGAAACCTTGCCGGAGCTTCAGGAATTGATGGAGCGGAACAGATTAGCAAGGGCGCCGACTCTTTCCGGTGAGGCAATGTACAGCGAGCGGAGTGGTAGAGACGGAGCTGTCGATATCGAGAAATATTACTATGGTGCGAATTTTAAATATCTGGCAGGACTAAGAAAAGAGTTTCAATTCGAATACGGAGAATTGAAATACCAACCTGAATCTGGTGGAAGTTCAATCGATGGTAGGGAGTTTGGAGGAAAAGCCCGGTTTGAATTGAGCAAAAATACTTCTTTACGGCTGGAAGGTGGTTTTCATCTGCTGGAATCTGACCCAGACAGTATGGGTATTTATGCCATCAAATTCGACCATGAGTTTGACCCGGTATTAAAGGGTTATCTGCAATTTCGCAAAGATGTTGTTGATGACACTGTAGAGGCGCTGAATCAGGGAATTTACCGTAGCTCTCTGATAGGAGGCCTGGTAATCGATGGGGCTTCCGGAGTAAGCATTGGTAGTGAGTTCCAGCATAAGTGGTTCAAAGGGGGCAATGATCAGGACGGAATGCAGTTTTGGTCTTCATATACGTTCTTCAGTGACTATACTTCCCTTAGTGTGAAATACAGTTACGATTTATTGAAAAGTAGTGAGTCCAATTTTATTGTTTCAGATACCGATACAGCAGATGGAAGTTTTGATACAGGGTCCGACGTCGATAATTTCAACGATTTACCATACTGGAGCCCCGGGAGCTATTGGCAACATGAGCTGTCGTTCTCCTTCAGGCATCTGTTAAAAGATTTTGATACCTTTCAGAACACCCCAAGTTTCTATTTACTAGATTTTGCAATTGGTTATGAAGCAGATGGAAATGTGAGATATACTGGTGCCTTTGATATTTTTCTTGAAATGAATGAGCATTTCTTATTAAAAGGAGAGGTGCTTTATTCACGGAGTGACAACTACAATGAGAAAACGGCGGCGATGTCTTTGATGTATCGCTGGTAA
- a CDS encoding DegT/DnrJ/EryC1/StrS family aminotransferase produces the protein MKVPLLDLQAQFVDLEDELTSAVTQVLRSTWYINGPEVVGLEKEVAEYCGANHGIGVSSGTDALLVALMALDIKEGDEVLTTPYSFFATMGVILRLGARPVFADIDPVSYNIDPQKMRQALEADKDKKIKAIIPVHLYGQCADMAEILKIAAEYKLPVIEDAAQAIGAEYPFVDGNEVKWQRAGSMGVAGCFSFFPSKNLGGIGDGGMVTCQDEELAKKIELLRNHGAHPKYYHSMVGGNFRLDAIQAAALRVKLRYLDSWHKGRKANGELYNRLFAESGLIESGKVVPPAAVYKGVAGEENSASHIYNQYIIRVTDRDGLRDWLLKNEIGCEIYYPVPMHKQECLGSDADNWSMPEAEKAAAETLALPVYPELTDEMQTYVVENIKKYYQ, from the coding sequence ATGAAAGTACCCTTACTTGATTTGCAGGCGCAATTTGTTGACCTTGAAGATGAACTTACCAGTGCGGTAACCCAGGTCCTTCGCTCTACTTGGTATATCAATGGCCCTGAGGTTGTCGGGTTGGAAAAAGAGGTGGCTGAATATTGTGGTGCAAACCACGGCATCGGTGTCTCCAGTGGAACCGATGCGCTTCTTGTTGCACTTATGGCACTTGATATCAAAGAGGGTGACGAGGTATTAACTACCCCGTATTCATTCTTTGCGACCATGGGAGTTATCCTTCGACTTGGTGCCCGTCCTGTTTTTGCCGATATAGACCCTGTCAGCTACAACATAGACCCGCAGAAAATGCGCCAGGCATTAGAAGCTGATAAAGATAAGAAAATTAAGGCGATCATCCCGGTTCATCTGTATGGCCAGTGTGCGGATATGGCCGAAATTCTGAAAATTGCTGCCGAGTACAAGCTGCCGGTCATTGAGGACGCAGCTCAGGCCATTGGCGCTGAATATCCGTTTGTTGACGGAAACGAGGTGAAATGGCAAAGGGCAGGATCAATGGGGGTAGCTGGGTGTTTTTCTTTTTTTCCAAGCAAGAATCTTGGTGGAATAGGGGACGGTGGCATGGTCACCTGTCAGGATGAAGAGCTTGCGAAAAAAATTGAATTACTTCGAAATCATGGAGCACATCCTAAATATTACCATTCCATGGTAGGCGGCAACTTTAGGCTCGATGCCATACAGGCGGCTGCTCTGAGGGTTAAGCTTCGCTATCTGGATTCCTGGCATAAAGGCAGAAAGGCAAATGGAGAGTTATACAACCGCCTTTTTGCTGAATCCGGCCTGATTGAGAGCGGTAAGGTGGTTCCTCCTGCTGCAGTTTATAAGGGGGTTGCTGGTGAGGAAAATTCCGCAAGCCATATCTATAATCAGTATATCATCAGAGTCACTGACAGGGATGGTCTGAGAGACTGGTTATTAAAAAATGAAATTGGTTGCGAAATTTATTATCCGGTGCCAATGCACAAGCAGGAATGTCTTGGCTCTGATGCTGATAACTGGTCTATGCCCGAAGCTGAAAAGGCTGCAGCAGAGACCCTTGCCCTGCCGGTTTACCCGGAGCTGACAGACGAAATGCAGACATATGTTGTAGAAAACATAAAAAAATACTATCAATAG
- a CDS encoding sigma-70 family RNA polymerase sigma factor has protein sequence MSKNHVDLEVEFEEEIPVIDHQKAHQLVSISDDDNLPALSNPALHRYLQEISQYELLSREETDELAIRFKEHGDQEAAYRLVSSNLRLVVKVAMDFQKYWMQNFMDLIQEGNVGLVQATKKFDPYRGVKFSYYAAYWIRAYVLKFIMDNWRLVKIGTTQAQRKLFFSLNKERKLLESQGFQAEPKLLAERLNVKEREVIEMSQRMDNWDVSLESPLRSDSDDEQKSFIPSKGPNIESTVAGKEIKLKLTELLDVLKDKLNDKEKMILEERLLTDEPMTLQNIADRFAISRERVRQIEVNLLKKMKKYLEAEMPDIVDFFDGEKIVINSRD, from the coding sequence ATGAGTAAAAATCACGTTGATTTGGAAGTTGAGTTCGAAGAAGAAATCCCAGTTATTGATCACCAAAAGGCACATCAACTCGTCTCAATTTCAGATGATGACAACTTACCAGCTTTAAGCAATCCAGCCCTTCACAGGTATCTGCAGGAGATTAGTCAGTACGAATTGCTCAGCAGAGAAGAAACCGACGAACTGGCTATCCGATTCAAAGAGCATGGAGATCAAGAGGCAGCATACCGGCTGGTTTCTTCTAATTTGCGTCTGGTTGTCAAAGTTGCAATGGATTTTCAGAAATACTGGATGCAAAATTTCATGGATCTGATCCAGGAAGGAAATGTTGGTCTGGTACAAGCTACGAAAAAGTTCGATCCATATCGGGGGGTAAAGTTTTCTTACTATGCAGCCTACTGGATTCGTGCCTATGTCCTGAAGTTTATAATGGATAACTGGCGCCTGGTTAAAATTGGCACTACCCAGGCCCAGAGAAAACTGTTTTTCAGTCTTAATAAAGAGAGAAAGCTGCTGGAATCTCAAGGCTTTCAGGCTGAACCTAAACTGCTTGCCGAGCGACTCAACGTGAAGGAACGTGAAGTTATCGAGATGAGTCAGCGGATGGATAACTGGGATGTTTCTCTCGAAAGCCCCCTTCGTTCTGACTCTGATGACGAGCAGAAAAGCTTCATTCCAAGCAAGGGCCCTAATATTGAGTCAACCGTTGCCGGCAAGGAAATTAAGCTAAAACTCACAGAACTGCTCGACGTGCTCAAGGATAAGCTGAACGACAAAGAGAAAATGATTCTTGAGGAAAGGTTGCTTACCGATGAACCGATGACTTTGCAGAATATCGCAGATCGCTTTGCCATATCGCGTGAAAGGGTGCGACAAATAGAAGTAAATCTGTTAAAGAAAATGAAAAAATATCTTGAAGCAGAGATGCCGGATATAGTTGATTTCTTTGATGGAGAGAAGATAGTCATCAATTCCAGGGATTAA
- the lepA gene encoding translation elongation factor 4 has translation MKNIRNFSIIAHIDHGKSTLADRMIQMCNLISDREFKNQLLDNMDIERERGITIKSQTVCLPYRAKDGQDYSLNLVDTPGHVDFSYEVSRALTSCEGALLLVDAAQGVEAQTLANLYLAMENDLEIIPVINKIDLPSAEPEKVALQIEEDLGLDSDLIRYCSAKNGQGVEEILETIVTSLPAPEGDPTATLQALIFDANYDAFRGTIISVRIINGTLKSGDTIKFMSTNTEYRVEEVGTYQVQRNKEKQLSAGMVGYIIAGIKSVQDAKPGDTITLADNPASKPLPGFKEIQQVVFSSIYPISTDEYEDLAAALEKLQLNDAALTFQKDSSAALGFGFRCGFLGLLHLEVVQERLEREFDVSLILTVPSVRYSCYLKDGSMVEVDNPAYYPDPANIDRTEEPYIKATILMPERYMGAVMTLCMERRGENTQYHYPTPGRIEFTCEIPLAEVIYDFYDRLKSITQGYGSFDYEILDYRASDLVKLDILVNGERVDALSQLVHRDNSRARGLHACEMLKEEIPRQMFKIAIQAAIGGTVIARTTIAALRKDVTAKCYGGDISRKRKLLEKQKAGKKRMKTVGNVDIPQNAFLAVLKSDQK, from the coding sequence ATGAAAAATATAAGAAACTTTAGTATCATTGCTCACATAGACCATGGCAAATCGACTCTTGCTGACCGCATGATTCAGATGTGCAATCTCATTTCCGACAGAGAGTTCAAAAACCAGCTCCTCGACAACATGGATATTGAGCGTGAACGAGGAATTACCATCAAAAGCCAGACTGTGTGCCTCCCTTATAGAGCCAAAGACGGCCAGGATTATTCCCTCAATCTCGTAGATACCCCAGGCCACGTTGATTTCAGCTATGAGGTATCCCGTGCTCTCACGTCCTGCGAAGGTGCCCTCCTGCTGGTAGATGCTGCACAAGGCGTTGAAGCTCAGACCCTTGCCAATCTCTACCTGGCAATGGAAAACGATCTTGAGATAATTCCTGTCATCAATAAAATCGATCTGCCCTCCGCGGAACCCGAGAAAGTTGCCTTGCAAATTGAAGAAGACCTTGGTCTCGACAGTGATCTTATCCGTTACTGCTCCGCCAAAAATGGTCAGGGTGTGGAAGAAATCCTTGAGACCATCGTTACAAGTCTGCCTGCCCCTGAAGGGGACCCCACCGCTACACTTCAGGCTCTGATATTCGATGCGAACTATGACGCTTTCCGTGGTACTATCATTTCCGTCCGCATTATCAATGGTACCCTTAAAAGCGGGGACACCATCAAGTTCATGTCCACAAACACAGAGTATCGTGTAGAGGAAGTTGGCACATACCAGGTACAGCGCAACAAAGAAAAACAACTCTCTGCTGGTATGGTCGGCTATATTATCGCCGGAATCAAGAGCGTTCAGGATGCCAAACCTGGTGACACCATCACTCTCGCCGACAATCCTGCCAGTAAACCGCTGCCAGGATTCAAGGAAATTCAGCAGGTAGTTTTTTCCTCTATCTATCCTATTTCCACCGATGAGTATGAAGATCTTGCAGCAGCACTTGAAAAGCTGCAGCTCAATGATGCGGCTCTCACCTTTCAAAAGGACTCTTCTGCGGCCCTCGGTTTCGGCTTCAGGTGTGGTTTTCTGGGTCTGCTTCACCTTGAAGTAGTCCAGGAGCGTCTTGAACGCGAATTCGATGTTTCCCTCATCCTCACTGTCCCGTCCGTACGATACAGTTGCTATCTGAAAGATGGCTCCATGGTTGAGGTGGATAACCCCGCCTATTACCCGGACCCGGCCAATATCGACCGTACCGAGGAACCATACATTAAGGCGACTATCCTGATGCCCGAACGCTACATGGGCGCAGTGATGACACTTTGCATGGAGCGTAGAGGTGAAAACACCCAGTACCACTATCCTACACCCGGCAGGATAGAGTTCACCTGTGAGATCCCACTGGCTGAGGTCATCTATGATTTTTACGATCGATTGAAGTCCATTACCCAAGGTTACGGCTCTTTCGATTACGAAATCCTCGACTACCGCGCTTCTGACCTGGTTAAACTTGATATTCTGGTCAACGGGGAACGTGTTGATGCCCTCTCACAGCTGGTGCATCGCGATAACTCCAGAGCTCGCGGACTGCACGCCTGTGAAATGTTGAAAGAGGAGATTCCCCGCCAGATGTTCAAGATCGCTATCCAGGCAGCGATAGGCGGAACAGTTATTGCTAGAACAACCATCGCAGCTTTGAGGAAAGACGTTACCGCTAAATGTTACGGTGGTGATATCTCTCGAAAGAGAAAACTGCTGGAAAAACAGAAGGCGGGTAAAAAGCGAATGAAGACAGTTGGTAATGTCGATATTCCACAAAACGCATTCCTTGCCGTTTTGAAGTCTGACCAAAAATAG
- a CDS encoding DMT family transporter: MTRQGRAYCYALATVGLWSTIATACKLSLNYIKPAELVFFSSIVSCLVLLMVLIIQKKLPLLATMKWSDWFLSAKLGMLNPLLYYLVLFKAYDLLPAQQAQPLNYTWAITLSILSVPLLGHKLSRGQLLAITISYFGVLVISTNGNLFSFSMESPFGIFLALLSTIFWALYWIGNTRDSRDPVVGLLMNFICAVPMIALYLLVTQGMSIPDMRGLAGAVYIGVFEMGVAFLLWLTAMKLTENTARIANLIFVSPFLSLIFIYFILGEKIMISTLVGLFFIVAGLIIQTRAKN, from the coding sequence ATGACCAGACAAGGCAGGGCGTATTGTTATGCATTGGCAACAGTGGGATTATGGTCCACTATCGCCACTGCCTGTAAACTATCGCTCAACTATATCAAGCCGGCAGAGCTGGTATTCTTCAGTTCTATTGTTTCATGCCTGGTATTGCTAATGGTACTTATCATACAGAAAAAGTTGCCCTTGCTTGCGACTATGAAGTGGTCGGATTGGTTTCTGTCAGCCAAACTGGGGATGCTCAACCCATTACTTTACTATCTTGTGTTATTCAAAGCGTATGATCTGCTGCCGGCTCAACAAGCCCAGCCTTTGAATTATACCTGGGCTATCACGCTTTCCATACTCTCTGTGCCGCTTCTGGGGCATAAGCTTTCCAGAGGGCAGTTGTTGGCAATCACCATCAGCTATTTTGGGGTATTGGTAATCTCGACTAATGGCAATCTGTTCTCGTTTTCCATGGAAAGTCCATTTGGCATCTTCCTGGCGTTGCTTTCGACAATTTTCTGGGCCCTCTATTGGATCGGTAACACCAGAGATTCACGTGACCCTGTCGTTGGGCTGCTTATGAATTTCATTTGCGCAGTGCCGATGATAGCGTTGTATTTATTGGTTACTCAAGGAATGAGCATACCTGACATGAGAGGATTGGCAGGGGCGGTTTATATAGGTGTATTTGAGATGGGAGTGGCATTTCTACTCTGGTTGACAGCAATGAAATTAACTGAAAATACAGCCAGAATAGCTAATCTCATCTTTGTTTCACCATTTCTCTCTCTGATATTTATCTACTTTATCCTTGGCGAAAAAATCATGATATCCACCTTGGTCGGATTGTTTTTTATTGTTGCCGGACTTATCATTCAAACCAGGGCAAAAAATTGA
- the pruA gene encoding L-glutamate gamma-semialdehyde dehydrogenase — MNLLNNAIIRTPTPVNEPIYNYAPGTNERTLLKKALERMGKETIDIPVIINGQEYRTGQTGQVVMPHDHKKVMATYHKAGSDEVQAAIDAAVKAHKDWRRLRWEERCAIFLKAADLLASKYRYEINAGSMLSAGKTVFQAEIDAACELIDFLRFNVYFAEKIYATQPDSSPGVWNFVQHRPLEGFVFAVTPFNFTAIAANLPTAPAIMGNTVVWKPASSLVYTPYLFMKILEEAGMPPGVINFVPGSGSAVGEICLNDPNLAGVHFTGSTAVFQKMWKTIGNNIANYKSYPRIVGETGGKDFIFAHSSADASELVTAMVRGAFEYQGQKCSAASRAYIPASLWSEVKPLLLTEIESIKMGPTTDLSNFLSAVIDRNAFETIRDYIAYARESTGGEILIGGGCDDSVGYFIEPTVIIASDPQYKTMVEEIFGPVLTVFVYQDEEFEKTLEICDSSTMYGLTGAIFSRDRLATSFALEKLENAAGNFYINDKPTGAVVGQQPFGGGRASGTNDKAGAMTNLLRWVSPRTVKETFVPPVQYRYPYMD, encoded by the coding sequence ATGAATCTGTTGAATAACGCCATAATACGAACCCCCACGCCTGTAAACGAACCAATTTATAATTACGCTCCAGGTACAAATGAAAGAACCCTCCTGAAAAAAGCTCTTGAGCGGATGGGCAAGGAGACAATCGATATTCCTGTGATCATTAACGGACAGGAATACAGAACTGGCCAGACCGGTCAGGTGGTTATGCCCCATGATCACAAAAAGGTCATGGCTACCTATCACAAAGCAGGGTCAGATGAGGTGCAAGCCGCCATCGACGCTGCCGTAAAGGCACATAAAGACTGGCGTAGACTGCGCTGGGAAGAACGATGTGCGATATTCCTCAAAGCGGCAGATCTGCTTGCTTCCAAGTATCGGTATGAAATAAATGCCGGTTCTATGCTTTCCGCAGGAAAAACAGTTTTTCAGGCAGAAATAGATGCAGCCTGCGAGCTCATAGATTTTCTCCGGTTCAACGTCTATTTTGCTGAAAAAATCTATGCAACTCAGCCCGATTCCTCGCCAGGTGTCTGGAATTTTGTCCAGCACAGACCTCTTGAAGGATTTGTTTTTGCCGTAACCCCATTCAACTTTACAGCAATAGCCGCGAATCTGCCGACAGCGCCAGCGATTATGGGGAACACCGTTGTCTGGAAACCTGCCTCTTCACTGGTATATACACCGTATCTGTTCATGAAAATTCTGGAAGAGGCTGGAATGCCGCCGGGGGTCATAAATTTCGTGCCTGGCAGCGGTTCAGCTGTTGGGGAGATTTGTCTCAACGACCCGAATCTGGCAGGTGTTCATTTCACAGGTTCAACGGCAGTATTTCAGAAAATGTGGAAAACCATCGGCAATAATATTGCCAACTACAAATCATACCCTCGCATTGTTGGTGAGACTGGTGGTAAGGATTTCATCTTTGCACACTCCTCTGCCGATGCCTCAGAACTTGTTACCGCTATGGTACGAGGTGCGTTTGAATATCAGGGCCAAAAGTGCTCCGCAGCGAGTAGGGCCTACATTCCTGCAAGTTTGTGGAGTGAAGTCAAACCTCTGTTACTCACGGAGATCGAATCGATCAAGATGGGACCGACTACAGATTTAAGCAATTTTCTCAGCGCAGTAATTGATAGAAATGCTTTTGAAACCATCAGGGACTATATTGCTTATGCCAGAGAAAGCACTGGTGGAGAGATTCTTATTGGCGGTGGCTGTGACGACAGTGTCGGTTATTTTATTGAACCTACTGTGATTATTGCAAGCGACCCTCAATACAAGACAATGGTGGAGGAGATCTTTGGCCCGGTTTTAACTGTCTTTGTCTACCAGGATGAGGAATTTGAAAAAACACTTGAGATTTGCGATTCTTCTACAATGTACGGCCTAACCGGGGCAATTTTCTCAAGAGACAGGTTAGCGACAAGTTTTGCTCTTGAGAAACTTGAGAATGCAGCCGGCAATTTTTACATCAACGACAAGCCCACAGGCGCTGTGGTTGGTCAGCAGCCATTTGGTGGAGGCAGGGCATCAGGTACCAATGACAAGGCCGGGGCAATGACCAACCTTCTTCGATGGGTTTCACCCAGAACTGTAAAAGAGACCTTTGTACCGCCGGTACAATACAGGTACCCCTATATGGACTGA